In Paludibacter propionicigenes WB4, the genomic window AGAAAAGCCACTTGCCGGAACAAATTATCAATTTTATCGGTACGCATCACGGGTTTAGCAAGACCAAATATTTTTATAATTCTTACATTAATGCAAATCCGGATAAAAGACCTGACGAAGCTGTTTTTACATACCCCGGTCCTCTTCCTAACAACAAAGAGACCGCCATACTTATGATGGCAGATGCAGTAGAAGCACGCTCCAGAAGCTTATCAGAATACACCGATGCCAGTATTGATGAAATGGTGGAGAGCATGATTGACGGACAAATTGCCGACGGTGCTTTTAAAGAAGCTCCCATCTCATTTTTAGATGTAGAAATCGTAAAATCGGTATTCAAGGAAAAGATCAAAAACATCTACCACAACAGAATTAAATATCCTGAAATAAATAAATAGCAAACCTCAAACAAGACTATCTTGTTTGAAAATAAACGGGCTATATTTTAACAATTATACCAATTGTTGGTAAAACTCTCCCTGCAAAATTATCTATCGTCCGGAGAAGGTATTTATTTGAATCTGTCGGGTCTACATTGGGTGAATAAACTTTATTCCCTGATGCATCTGTTGTTCCGGTATCCAGATTGGTATAGATCGGAGCACCCTGAGTCTGGAAATTGTACACATTCTGTATATCAGCATATAAGTTCAATACCATTTTTTTCAGATAAAACTCTTTATCGATTCTTATATCCAACTGTTGCGTATTTGGCAGTCGCAGCGAGTTGAACTTTGTATAATCCAATAAAGGCTGCTTGCTTACATTCCAAACCGATTTATTGGCCGAAACAGGATCAATAGGAGTATAAGGCGCACCACCAACATATCGCCAACGTATAGCCAGATACCAGTTATTCCTGAATTTATAACTGGATATGAGATTAAAAAGATGCTTAGTATCCCAGGATGAGGGGACATACACCCCGGCTGAGTTCGTGAATTCGCTCCTGAAAAATGTATAGGTTGCTGTCAGATTCAGCTTTTTCATTTCCATAATTTTATAAAGTATTTCTACTCCATACGCACGTCCCTTACCTCTCGAAATTATTTCTTCATCGCCAACCTGCCCAAATTCCGTTCCTTTACTGGCTATACTCATGCCATCGGCTACTGAAAGCGGATAATAATCATAGTGTTTATAGAAAGCTTCCATGCTTAACTTCATATTACCCATCGGACGATATTCAAACCCGGCAATTGCCTGATTGGATATGGTATAACGTAGGTTTTCATTTTTATTCACTAAATCACCGGCAGAATTGCGATAACCCAAGGTCGTATAAGCCGGCTGTTGCGCATATCGTCCGATGTTGGCATTTAAATCTATGTCTGGCGAAAGAGCGTACGAAACCGAAAAACGGGGAGAAAACTGATTAAGAGGATTCATCATATTATCATTATAATTAGTCCCTACAAAGTTTACTCCAAGCGAAAGTTTTAATTGGTTGTCTAAAAGTTGCTTCGACGCCTGTGCAAAAGCCTGATAACCGAATAAATTAATTTTCGTATTATAAAGCAAAGACATAACTGTATTATTTATGAATATCTCACGATTGGTATAATTGGTATAATGAGCATACTTTACACCTCCACCAAATGATAGCTTTACCGGTAAATCAGGATAATTTCGTTCAAAACGTAACTTATTCTCAGCCTCATCCGACTTATAATCGGAGATTTTAGCACTATCGGTATTATTATCTCTGTATTTGAAATTGGTATTACGCAACATATTACGACTCAGCACCCAGGTGTCGTAATACCTGTCTGCAAAATGCTTGTAAACTGCACCTACAGTATAATTCCATTGCTTGTAAGTCGGCAGATACGATAAAATATAAGCCTGACTTTCGGTCGGGTTCTTAATTCCTGTATTCAGTGCATCATCATCAATAGCCCCGATACCCAGAAAAGTAATTTCGTTTTTTTGATCAATCTTTGTTTTTACCTTTACCTGAAAATCATTGTACGTAGGCAAAAATGGCAATTTGAGTGCGGAAAATAAAAATTGTAAATAAGATTGTCTTGCAGAAACAATGAAAGTGGTGTTCTTACTTAACGGACCATCGAGCGTAAGAGCAGCATCCGAAGCACCTACTGATAGCTTGGTATGCAATTTATCCTTACTGCCATCCTTCTGTTTTATATCCATCACAGAACTTAAAGCATTCACCTTACCTGCCGGAAAAGCTCCTGTATAAAAATCTATGTTTTGAATGAAATCGGGATTAAGAACACCAATAGAACCTCCGGATGAACCCTGAGTTGCAAAGTGGTTAATGGTGGGAATTTCAATGCCGTCCAGGTAAAAAACATTCTCGGAAGGACCCCCACCACGTACTATCAAATCATTTCTATTCGGATCGGTAGCTCCGACCCCCGGCAATGTTTGAATTACTTTCGATACATCGCGGGTGGCACCTGCTGTTTTTTCTATTTCTTGGACTCCTACTGAAAGTACCGAAATAGGGCTTTCAATTTTCTTGGCTGAAAAATTTTGACGTACAGTCACTTCCCCCAGTTGAATCAGCGTTTGTGACATACCAACATTTATGAAGCTGGTTTGATTACCCTGTACCTGAAACTCTTCAGAAACAGCTATCTGAAAGCCCGTCAGACTTACGACTAACCGTTTAAATCCCGGCTCCACATCTACAAATGTAAAATCTCCATTTGCATCAGCCGTAGTACCAATATCGGTACCCTGAATAAGAATCGCTGCAAACTCTAACGGTTGATTACTTTTAATATCGAAAATTTTTCCTTTTACAGTACCTTTTTGAGCAAAAGCAGAAAAGGAAAAGAATAAAACTAAAAACAGAATAATTCCCTTGTTTTTCATATTATCGTTATTGAAGATTCAGAACAATAACAACGGCTGAATGAAAATAGTTTAACGTATCGATTTATAAATTGATAGATAATTTATATTGCTATTTGCTTGATAAATGGAGTGACGGCATTTCATCAAAATGCTCTTAGATATAAAAAAATCGCAAGCAATCATAGCCGGATATTATTGGCGCGCTATTTTATTTATTGCATCATACAGTGGATTAAGGTATCCATTTTCAAACCGACAAAGCACGCAGATATTTCCCACCGGCTTAGCACTCACCCATTCAAGTGGCAAAGGCTTTCCATCATAAGTAACCTTTGCCAGGAATGATTTACCCACTTTGAATAACATATCGTAGTCCTGCGTTTCGAAACACAGTTTTGTTTTATCAAACCCATCGGTTTCAAACTCACAGCTGTAAACTGCTTGCTCGGCACATTCGGTGCGAAGATACAAAGCCTTGTTCACCAAAACGGGCGAAGTGCTCTTTTGGGCAACAATGTGAGCATTCGGTATTTTTCCGGTAAAAATCACCGCATCATCCTGCTTAATCTCAATTTCCGAGATATGCTCTATCAGCAATTGCGACACATGAATTAAATCGTTGTAGTGGAAGAACTCCTCCCAATTATTGAAAATGGTAGCATCTTTGGGCATATAGCTGCCAAGCACCAGTTCGGCTGCCACACCCGTAAGTTGTATTTTTATTTTGGACATAATCTGTTTTTTTCGTGTGCAAATTTACGGAAAAACAAGCAGAACTAGCTTTCAGCATTCTCCAAAACAGTAATATTCATAAAACCCAAATGATGCATAACTTCGCGTAGTATAAGGAGAGTAGCGGCAAATGAGTTGGTAGTTGGTAAAACATCCTGACTAGCCGGACGACCTGAGATAATAGCTGCCAAGCGGTTAAACACCTGCTCCACATCCGTGCGGGCAAGCGTTAGTCCTTGTTGTACCTCAGAAAAAACTGTTAGCCTGGCTATATCTTGTATGCTTTCATCCAACGTATATAAATCGGAGGTAGCCATAAGTAACCGGTGCAGAGGCATCACTTCATCTTCCACCACCTGAATGGCGTTTTCAATTTCCGCGGGAGTTGGGGGAAAGTGTTTAAAGAAATCGCGGGCTGTTTTATCCGCACCGATATCAAACACCCACAGTTTTTCAGGCTTCACCGTATCCGTACCATGAGCTATAAAGCTATATTCGCCACCGATATGAAGTACAGTCAGAACATCTATATCAGTCACCTTTTGCCGAATGGTACAATAAGTATTATTGATCGCTTCTTGTATTTCGGAAGAAATAATAGTTCGCATAAATTACTTTATAATAACAGAAATACCTTCACGCTGCAATAAAGCCAACGATTTAGAGCAGATATTAGAAGTGCAGATTAAAGAAACCTTTAAATCCGGATGCACATCTTTAATTTGGGTTGACATCTCAACGATCCTGACAGCATCTTTTTGTATAATACGGCTTTTGATTAGTTTCACAATGCCAATATGATTTTCATCAATAGCACGTAATTGAGTACGAGCGGGTAACTTATAAACTTCGGGATTTAGTTCCATACGTAACCGTATTATTGTTGAGCTTCGGCAAATGCTTTTAAGCGTTCTTCCAACACCTCCATCTGATCCAACCGCACAAACGATACGCAGGCACGCAATCCGTTTAGGTTTTCACTACCGGTTATAGCCAACGAAATAGCACTTATACCGTAATACAAAAATTCTTTCATCAACTCACCGCTTGTCAGATTAGGATACGCAATGGTGAAATAAAAACCATCAGCCAATTCCCGGTCTTCGTCGTTGTAAACAATATAGAAACCGTATTTCAGAAATAAAGCTTTCATCAACCTGGCCTTTTCGCCATAGGCATGAAGCACTTTTACAAAATCTATTTCACCGTCATTTACCACTTTGAGTGTAGCTGCCAATGCATATTGCGCCGAGTGCGAAGTTCCGGCTGTTGTGGCATAAAGCACACCATAAGGTATAAAATGCCCAAGCACATCACTGGTAAAATAATTCTTTAAATTCGGATAACGACGGGTGCGAAGCTTTTCGGAAGTAATCATCATACCAATGCGCTGACCTGCGTAACTGAATATTTTGGATGCAGAAAGTAGCAAAATATAATTATCGGTATAATGTGCCACAGTTGGTTGGAAAGGAGCTACAGCAGGTGTTCCGTAATGCTGACGAAAATCCATGGCAAAATATGCCAGGTCTTCTATCACTATCACATCGTATTTTGTAGCTAGTTCGCCGATTGTTTTCAATTCGCTTTCCGAGAAGCAAAACCACGACGGATTATTCGGCGATGAATAACAAATAGAGCAAACATTACCTTCTTTCAGAAACGATTCCAGTTTGTCATGGAGTTTATCACCCCTGAAATTCAAGATATCAAATGACTTAAACGGCAATCCCATCAAGTGTAATTGCGATTTTTGCACCGGAAAACCCGGATCAATAAACAAGGTGTATGGTTTATCGGGATTCGTACGGGCAGCTGCCAGTAAAGCTGCAAAACTACCCTGCATCCCTCCTACTGTGGGCACACAATTCAGAGGAGAAACTTCCAGATTTATAAACAGATTGGCAAAACGAGCTATCTCTGTTTTAGCAAACGGAATACCTTCTATATTTGGGTATTGAGCAGCTAGCCCATTATCCAGAGCCTCTTTTTCAGCCGCAATAGCCACAGGTGAAGCCGGTAAGCCGGGCACACCCATTTCCATATGAATAAATTCTTGTCCGCTCTCTTTCTCTATCTGTGCTACCAGTTTTCCCACTTCCCGAATGGACAATCGGGTTATATCCGACTCGCCAAACTGAGCAAAAAGAGCATCTACAAGTTCTTTTTGTATAATCATTTTTTAAATTTTAAAGCTGACTTTCCAAAACTTCGGAACTTCGGAATTATTGAATACGATTAATATCGCGAAGCTAATATCACGACCAAAGTGAGTTTATGTCAATCAATAACGCAGAATACAAACTACTTCTTCCTGTTATCCACCACTCTTACCGCTTTTCCTTCGCTACGGGTAATCGTTCTTGGTTCCACCAAAGTGACTTTCACACTTAAACCAATGGCACTGTTAAGCGCATGAGATATCTTGCGCGACAAGTTCTGTAAATCGCGGATAGTATCGGTAAGTTTCGTTTCGTCCAGTTCCACTTTCAGTTCCAACGTATCCAGATTATTTTCTCTGTCCACGTAAAGCATGTAATGCGCACTTGTTTCACCAAGTTCCAGCAAAACATGTTCAATCTGCGAGGGAAATAAATTCACTCCACGAATAATGAGCATATCGTCGCTTCGTCCGGTAATTTTCTTCATACGCACCGACGTACGGCCGCACTCACAAGTTTCGCGGCTTAACGTGGAAAGATCGCGGGTGTTATAACGAAGCAACGGAATACCTTCTTTGGTCAATGTTGTAAATACCAGTTCTCCTTCCTGGCCGTCGGCAAGCGGCTCTTTGGTGTCAGGATGTACAATTTCAGGAAAGAAATGATCCTCGTGAATGTGCAATCCGGTATGGAATGTACAATCATTAGCCACACCCGGTCCCATAACTTCACTTAGTCCGTAAATATCATGAGCCTGAATTCCCCATTTCTTTTCCAGTTCCAACCGCATATTCTCAGTCCACGGTTCTGCACCAAAAACACCAACTTTCAATTTCATATCGGCCAATGAATAACCATTTTCAGCCAATGCATCGGCCAAATGAAGGGCATACGAAGGCGTACAAGCCAATACTGTCGACCCAAAATCAGACATAAGCTGCAACTGACGGCGTGTGTTTCCACCCGAAATAGGAACTACCGAGCAACCCGTAGTTTCCGCACCGTAATGAACACCTAATCCACCGGTAAACAAGCCGTATCCATACGAAATCTGCATTATATCATCTGCACCTATTCCGGACATTGTCAAACAACGAGCCACCACTTCGCGCCAATTTTCAATATCATTCTTTGTATAACCCACAGTTGTTGGTTTTCCTGTAGTACCACTCGATGCATGAACGCGTACAATGTCTTTCATTGGCACAGCAAATAAACCAAACGGATAATTATCGCGCAAATCGGTCTTGTACGTAAAAGGCAATTTTACTATATCGTCGATAGATTGAATATCGGATGGCTTCACGCCTTTTTCATCCATTCTTTTACGATAAAAAACCACATTATTATATACGTGGTGTACTAACTTTATCAATCGCTCACTTTGCAAAGCCCGCATTTCCTGTCGACCCATGCACTCTATTTCTTTATTCCAAATCATATTAATAAATGATATTTTCCCCTTCGGTTGTGATATTTATGGTATTCTATTGTCTTGGTTTTTTCTTCAATTCTATTTTAGATCAGCTTCTGAAATAGATTTAAGTTTATTCTGCTCTATAACCTTTACAGCTTCATCGCATTTATCGGTACGTACCATAAGAATAGATTTGCTTCCAAAACTAAAAGCATACACATATTCGATGCAAATATCAGCAGCGGTGAAAAGGTCAAGAATTTTAGACATAGAACCAGGAGCGGCATCCATTTCGAGCGAAAAGATGTCATGAACACGAACCGTAAATTGCTCGGCCCGCAATGCTTGAAGTGCTTTTTCAGGATCTGAGACTATTGCACGCAAAATGCCATAATCACTTGAGTCAGCAACTGTCAGTGCAATAATATTAATATCGTTTTGAGCCAGAACGGATAAAATCTGGTTTAAATGGCCTGTTTTGTTTTCGAGGAAAACGGAAAGTTGGCGGATTGTCATGGTATTCTATTTGAGGTTTGTTATTCTTTAGGAGGCACAAATTTACACAATTTGACGGAAAACTGAAGCAGTTTGTTACAAATTAATAGGAAAATCGCGCATACAAAGTCAATTCATACGAATCAACCATTTCACAAACAATAATGCAAAATAAAAAACGCTTCTAAATAGCTTTTTACAAAGCACTTAGAAGCGTTTAAAAGAGGTACCTGGCGGATTCGAACCGCCGTATACGGTTTTGCAGACCGGTGCCTAGCCACTCGGCCAAGGTACCTTGTTTTTCGGTGTGCAAAGATAGTATTTTTTTAGTTCCACCCAAAGCTTTTTGTTTGAATTTGCCCAAAAAGCTTAAATAAAATTACGGTTTTGGAGCTTCACGTGGTCCACGATCCTGAAAATCACGTAATAATTTACGCTTAAACTCTTTTTCGGCAAGATAATATTTGAAAAGAGTTTCCGGAGGCAATAGCTTACGTAATT contains:
- a CDS encoding TonB-dependent receptor — translated: MKNKGIILFLVLFFSFSAFAQKGTVKGKIFDIKSNQPLEFAAILIQGTDIGTTADANGDFTFVDVEPGFKRLVVSLTGFQIAVSEEFQVQGNQTSFINVGMSQTLIQLGEVTVRQNFSAKKIESPISVLSVGVQEIEKTAGATRDVSKVIQTLPGVGATDPNRNDLIVRGGGPSENVFYLDGIEIPTINHFATQGSSGGSIGVLNPDFIQNIDFYTGAFPAGKVNALSSVMDIKQKDGSKDKLHTKLSVGASDAALTLDGPLSKNTTFIVSARQSYLQFLFSALKLPFLPTYNDFQVKVKTKIDQKNEITFLGIGAIDDDALNTGIKNPTESQAYILSYLPTYKQWNYTVGAVYKHFADRYYDTWVLSRNMLRNTNFKYRDNNTDSAKISDYKSDEAENKLRFERNYPDLPVKLSFGGGVKYAHYTNYTNREIFINNTVMSLLYNTKINLFGYQAFAQASKQLLDNQLKLSLGVNFVGTNYNDNMMNPLNQFSPRFSVSYALSPDIDLNANIGRYAQQPAYTTLGYRNSAGDLVNKNENLRYTISNQAIAGFEYRPMGNMKLSMEAFYKHYDYYPLSVADGMSIASKGTEFGQVGDEEIISRGKGRAYGVEILYKIMEMKKLNLTATYTFFRSEFTNSAGVYVPSSWDTKHLFNLISSYKFRNNWYLAIRWRYVGGAPYTPIDPVSANKSVWNVSKQPLLDYTKFNSLRLPNTQQLDIRIDKEFYLKKMVLNLYADIQNVYNFQTQGAPIYTNLDTGTTDASGNKVYSPNVDPTDSNKYLLRTIDNFAGRVLPTIGIIVKI
- a CDS encoding aminotransferase class I/II-fold pyridoxal phosphate-dependent enzyme — encoded protein: MIIQKELVDALFAQFGESDITRLSIREVGKLVAQIEKESGQEFIHMEMGVPGLPASPVAIAAEKEALDNGLAAQYPNIEGIPFAKTEIARFANLFINLEVSPLNCVPTVGGMQGSFAALLAAARTNPDKPYTLFIDPGFPVQKSQLHLMGLPFKSFDILNFRGDKLHDKLESFLKEGNVCSICYSSPNNPSWFCFSESELKTIGELATKYDVIVIEDLAYFAMDFRQHYGTPAVAPFQPTVAHYTDNYILLLSASKIFSYAGQRIGMMITSEKLRTRRYPNLKNYFTSDVLGHFIPYGVLYATTAGTSHSAQYALAATLKVVNDGEIDFVKVLHAYGEKARLMKALFLKYGFYIVYNDEDRELADGFYFTIAYPNLTSGELMKEFLYYGISAISLAITGSENLNGLRACVSFVRLDQMEVLEERLKAFAEAQQ
- a CDS encoding phenylacetate--CoA ligase family protein gives rise to the protein MIWNKEIECMGRQEMRALQSERLIKLVHHVYNNVVFYRKRMDEKGVKPSDIQSIDDIVKLPFTYKTDLRDNYPFGLFAVPMKDIVRVHASSGTTGKPTTVGYTKNDIENWREVVARCLTMSGIGADDIMQISYGYGLFTGGLGVHYGAETTGCSVVPISGGNTRRQLQLMSDFGSTVLACTPSYALHLADALAENGYSLADMKLKVGVFGAEPWTENMRLELEKKWGIQAHDIYGLSEVMGPGVANDCTFHTGLHIHEDHFFPEIVHPDTKEPLADGQEGELVFTTLTKEGIPLLRYNTRDLSTLSRETCECGRTSVRMKKITGRSDDMLIIRGVNLFPSQIEHVLLELGETSAHYMLYVDRENNLDTLELKVELDETKLTDTIRDLQNLSRKISHALNSAIGLSVKVTLVEPRTITRSEGKAVRVVDNRKK
- a CDS encoding ACT domain-containing protein, whose amino-acid sequence is MTIRQLSVFLENKTGHLNQILSVLAQNDINIIALTVADSSDYGILRAIVSDPEKALQALRAEQFTVRVHDIFSLEMDAAPGSMSKILDLFTAADICIEYVYAFSFGSKSILMVRTDKCDEAVKVIEQNKLKSISEADLK